In the Longimicrobiales bacterium genome, one interval contains:
- a CDS encoding amidohydrolase codes for MRRTTFSSIFCTLALAVFLPSGLVAQADPRLDDLKDEALEMVQADAKQVQEIVDMLFSFGELGMQEFETQRYLTGILADAGFDIELGVAGMPSAWTARWSNGTGQPVIALGSDVDGIPQSNQKPGVAYRDPILSMAPGHGEGHNSGQAVNIVAALNVQELMEREGIDGTLLIWPGIAEEQLGSKAFFVRDGVFDGVDVNLFTHVSSNFSMTWGHTSGNALVSAQFRFQGETAHSAGSPWRGRSALDAVMLLAQAWEFKREHLRPPQRSHYIIVEGGDQPNVVPQFATIWFFLREVDYEHVTEMYDAAKLMAEGAALMTGTQIDTIMTIGSAWNRHFSKPVAEMSQANIERVGLPEWSDDDIALANALQGEMGQEPRGLSTEVPPLRGPIDLATYAGGGSDDIGDVSWNMPTVTMRYPANMPGGPGHNWANGIAMATPIAHKGSLAGAKVQALTLLDLFLDGETVDAAWDYFNDVQMVDMEYTPFITADDKPAIFLNEGIMAQWRERMRPYYYDPTRFGTYLEQLGIEYPMIRTRPISEDRDEGR; via the coding sequence ATGCGTCGCACGACGTTCAGCTCGATCTTCTGCACCCTCGCACTCGCCGTCTTCCTTCCATCAGGATTGGTGGCTCAAGCCGACCCACGGTTGGACGACCTCAAGGATGAAGCCCTCGAAATGGTGCAGGCGGACGCCAAGCAGGTGCAGGAGATCGTCGACATGCTCTTCAGCTTCGGTGAGTTGGGCATGCAGGAGTTCGAGACGCAGCGGTACCTGACGGGGATTCTCGCAGACGCTGGCTTTGACATCGAGCTCGGTGTGGCAGGTATGCCGAGTGCCTGGACCGCTCGGTGGTCCAACGGAACCGGTCAGCCCGTGATCGCTCTTGGGTCGGATGTGGACGGCATCCCGCAGTCGAATCAGAAGCCGGGTGTGGCATACCGCGACCCAATCCTTTCCATGGCTCCGGGGCACGGGGAAGGGCACAACTCCGGACAAGCCGTGAACATCGTCGCGGCGCTCAACGTGCAAGAGCTCATGGAGCGCGAGGGGATCGACGGTACTCTCCTCATCTGGCCGGGCATTGCAGAGGAGCAGCTCGGCTCCAAGGCGTTCTTCGTTCGTGATGGCGTATTCGATGGCGTCGACGTGAATCTGTTCACGCACGTGTCTTCCAATTTCTCGATGACGTGGGGCCACACGAGCGGTAACGCGCTCGTTTCCGCGCAATTCCGCTTCCAAGGGGAGACCGCCCACTCGGCCGGGTCACCGTGGCGCGGTCGTTCGGCGCTCGACGCGGTGATGTTGCTGGCGCAGGCGTGGGAGTTCAAGCGCGAGCATCTGCGGCCACCACAGCGTTCGCATTACATCATTGTGGAGGGTGGTGACCAGCCCAACGTCGTGCCTCAGTTCGCGACGATCTGGTTCTTCTTACGTGAAGTGGACTACGAGCACGTCACGGAGATGTACGATGCGGCAAAGTTGATGGCTGAAGGCGCGGCGCTCATGACCGGAACCCAGATCGACACCATTATGACGATCGGCTCGGCGTGGAACCGACACTTCAGCAAGCCGGTCGCGGAGATGAGCCAGGCCAACATCGAGCGCGTCGGACTCCCCGAGTGGAGCGATGACGACATCGCGCTCGCCAACGCCCTCCAGGGAGAGATGGGGCAGGAGCCGAGAGGGCTCTCGACCGAAGTGCCTCCGCTCCGCGGACCGATCGATCTCGCCACCTACGCGGGTGGTGGTTCGGACGACATCGGTGACGTGTCCTGGAATATGCCGACGGTCACCATGCGTTATCCGGCGAATATGCCTGGTGGGCCCGGTCACAACTGGGCGAACGGTATCGCCATGGCGACGCCTATCGCCCACAAGGGCTCGTTGGCGGGTGCGAAGGTCCAGGCGCTCACTCTGCTCGACCTCTTCTTGGACGGAGAAACCGTCGATGCGGCCTGGGACTACTTCAATGACGTCCAGATGGTGGACATGGAGTACACACCGTTCATCACTGCGGACGACAAGCCGGCCATCTTCTTGAACGAGGGGATCATGGCCCAATGGCGCGAACGCATGCGGCCCTATTACTACGACCCGACTCGCTTCGGCACGTATCTCGAGCAACTCGGAATCGAGTATCCCATGATTCGGACCCGGCCCATCAGCGAGGACCGCGACGAAGGACGGTAA
- a CDS encoding peptidase dimerization domain-containing protein encodes MRRLLSAALVLGVGLTLVPDLSAQADPRLEALKDEAQEMVQDRAKLVQEIIDHLFSFGELGMQEFETQRYLTDLLADEGFDIELGVAGMPSAWTARWSNGSGSPVIAMGSDVDGIPQSNQKPGVAYRDPILAMAPGHGEGHNSGQAVNIVGALVVKELMERENIDGTLLIWPGVAEEQVASKAFFVREGVFDGVDVNMFTHVSSRFGVNWGQQGGNALWSVQYRFQGETAHSAGSPWRGRSALDAVMLMAQAWEFKREHLRPAARSHYIIVEGGDQPNVVPQFATIWFYFRERDYELTKEQFDAAALMAEGAALMTGTTIDTIMTVGSAWSRHFSKPVAEASFANIQAVGMPEWSEDDIRFAEAFQAEMEVEVTGLQIEVPEEMSGPVDLSRSLGGGSDDIGDISWNMPTVTLGFPSNMSGGPGHNWANGIAMATPIAHKGGVAGAKVQARTLLDLFLDGETVEAAWDYFNDVQTVDTEYIPMIAPTDQPAIFLNEGIMAQWRERMRPFYYDATRFDTYLEQLGIEYPTIRTRPISEDGAAEPEGRGPGGS; translated from the coding sequence ATGCGTCGTCTTTTGTCCGCTGCCCTGGTACTTGGAGTGGGGCTCACGCTCGTCCCGGACCTGTCAGCCCAGGCCGATCCGCGCCTTGAGGCCCTAAAGGATGAAGCCCAGGAGATGGTTCAAGACCGAGCCAAGCTCGTCCAGGAAATCATCGATCACCTGTTTTCGTTTGGTGAACTGGGCATGCAGGAATTCGAGACCCAGCGTTACTTGACAGACCTGCTCGCAGATGAAGGCTTCGACATCGAGCTCGGCGTGGCCGGTATGCCGAGTGCGTGGACCGCGCGCTGGTCCAACGGCTCAGGTAGCCCTGTGATCGCGATGGGTTCGGATGTTGACGGCATTCCGCAGTCGAACCAGAAGCCGGGTGTTGCATATCGAGATCCGATCCTCGCCATGGCTCCGGGCCACGGTGAGGGCCACAACTCGGGTCAGGCTGTGAACATCGTGGGCGCGCTCGTCGTGAAGGAACTGATGGAGCGTGAGAACATCGATGGCACGCTGCTCATCTGGCCGGGCGTCGCGGAAGAACAGGTGGCGTCGAAGGCTTTCTTCGTTCGCGAAGGCGTCTTCGACGGCGTGGATGTGAACATGTTCACTCACGTGTCGAGCAGATTCGGCGTGAACTGGGGCCAGCAGGGCGGCAACGCGTTGTGGTCGGTCCAGTACCGCTTCCAGGGCGAAACTGCACACTCGGCCGGCTCCCCTTGGCGTGGTCGCTCGGCGCTCGACGCGGTGATGCTCATGGCCCAGGCCTGGGAGTTCAAGCGGGAGCACCTCCGCCCGGCGGCTCGATCTCACTACATCATTGTCGAGGGTGGAGATCAGCCCAACGTGGTCCCGCAGTTCGCCACCATCTGGTTCTACTTCCGCGAGCGTGATTACGAACTCACTAAAGAACAGTTCGACGCCGCAGCGCTCATGGCCGAGGGTGCTGCGCTCATGACCGGGACCACGATCGATACCATTATGACCGTGGGCTCGGCGTGGAGCCGGCACTTCAGCAAGCCGGTTGCCGAGGCGTCTTTCGCGAACATCCAAGCGGTCGGAATGCCGGAGTGGAGCGAGGACGACATCCGCTTTGCCGAAGCCTTCCAGGCGGAGATGGAAGTCGAAGTCACCGGTTTGCAGATCGAGGTCCCAGAAGAGATGAGTGGTCCGGTCGATCTGTCTCGCTCGCTCGGCGGTGGCTCAGACGACATCGGAGACATCTCGTGGAATATGCCCACGGTGACGCTCGGTTTTCCGTCAAACATGAGCGGCGGTCCAGGTCACAATTGGGCGAATGGAATCGCCATGGCGACACCGATCGCTCATAAAGGCGGCGTTGCAGGTGCGAAGGTGCAGGCGCGTACGCTCCTCGACCTCTTCCTGGACGGTGAGACGGTCGAGGCGGCGTGGGACTACTTCAACGACGTCCAGACCGTTGATACCGAGTACATCCCCATGATCGCTCCGACGGACCAGCCGGCGATCTTCCTCAACGAGGGCATCATGGCGCAGTGGCGTGAGCGCATGCGGCCGTTCTACTACGATGCCACCAGGTTCGACACCTACCTCGAACAGCTAGGGATCGAGTATCCGACGATCCGTACGCGCCCCATCTCCGAGGACGGTGCTGCGGAACCCGAGGGTCGCGGCCCCGGCGGAAGCTGA
- a CDS encoding amidase, whose translation MSKLPLERRDFLKAAAAAAATGAVSPASLLAADGPISDATRSNVPPQQQGPPPVPLGNGEHPALVYQAYPGGTGSLYEKWHAQGVNPFERHAIEIPTWPGAVPTNEEDIAFLPVHRLSALVRDRHISSVDLTELYLDRLKRYNPVLLCAVTILEDRAREEAQEADAQLRQGNWLGPLHGIPYGIKDLFMIEGAPTTWGSEVFADQHFGEDAEIALRLRASGAVLLAKLATGEFARGDQWFRGRTRNPWNIEEGSSGSSAGPGSATAAGCVGFAIGTETQGSIVSPARRNGISALRPTFGSVSRHGGMVLSWSMDKAGPMCRSSMDCALVFEAMRGASERDPATVTAPFRFDANAGINGFRIGFDENAPREFLDQLEDLGVTLREMNPMPRGSSNSLGVESSAAFDFHIAPDGVEPEPLPDDLSPGERRSRGRFRSGRDVRGIDFVNSQRRRLILMKEMAEAMEGFDMFVSGSGEVGLTNQTGHPAAIVPYGFGLRNADADNPSTMPLTTTLLGDLFADDKVLAVAHAFQKATDWHLRRPDMSYG comes from the coding sequence ATGTCCAAGTTGCCCTTAGAACGCCGTGACTTCCTCAAGGCGGCCGCAGCAGCTGCGGCCACCGGCGCTGTCTCGCCAGCCTCGCTTCTTGCCGCTGACGGGCCGATTTCGGATGCCACGCGCAGCAACGTTCCCCCGCAACAACAGGGCCCGCCCCCCGTACCCCTCGGTAACGGCGAGCACCCCGCGTTGGTCTACCAGGCCTACCCTGGCGGTACGGGATCGCTGTACGAGAAGTGGCACGCCCAGGGCGTGAATCCGTTCGAACGCCACGCCATCGAGATCCCGACGTGGCCAGGCGCGGTGCCCACCAACGAAGAGGACATCGCGTTTCTGCCCGTGCATCGCCTGTCGGCGCTCGTGCGAGACCGGCACATCTCCTCCGTTGACCTCACAGAGCTGTATCTGGACCGTCTGAAGCGGTATAACCCGGTGCTCCTCTGTGCGGTCACGATCTTGGAAGACCGGGCACGAGAGGAAGCTCAAGAGGCTGACGCCCAGCTCCGGCAGGGGAATTGGCTCGGTCCGCTCCATGGGATCCCGTATGGCATCAAGGACCTCTTCATGATCGAAGGGGCGCCCACGACGTGGGGTTCTGAAGTTTTCGCCGATCAGCACTTCGGTGAGGACGCCGAAATTGCACTGCGGCTCCGTGCTTCGGGTGCGGTCCTGCTCGCCAAGCTCGCGACGGGTGAGTTCGCCCGCGGCGACCAGTGGTTCCGGGGAAGAACTCGGAATCCGTGGAATATCGAGGAGGGCTCGAGTGGGTCGTCCGCGGGGCCCGGCTCGGCCACGGCTGCCGGTTGCGTGGGCTTCGCCATCGGCACGGAGACTCAGGGTTCGATCGTGTCTCCGGCGCGACGAAATGGTATTTCGGCGCTCCGGCCCACCTTCGGAAGCGTGAGCCGGCACGGCGGTATGGTGTTGTCTTGGAGCATGGACAAGGCCGGACCCATGTGCCGCAGCTCGATGGATTGTGCGCTTGTCTTTGAGGCGATGCGAGGTGCGAGCGAGCGCGATCCCGCGACGGTGACGGCGCCGTTTCGTTTCGACGCGAATGCCGGCATCAATGGCTTCCGCATCGGGTTCGATGAGAATGCTCCACGGGAGTTTCTCGATCAGCTCGAGGACCTTGGTGTGACGCTCCGTGAGATGAACCCGATGCCTCGGGGCAGCTCGAACTCGCTCGGGGTCGAGTCCTCGGCCGCATTCGACTTCCACATTGCGCCCGATGGCGTGGAGCCGGAGCCGTTGCCCGACGATCTCAGCCCCGGTGAGCGAAGGAGCCGCGGTCGCTTCCGCTCGGGACGCGACGTTCGTGGCATCGACTTCGTAAACAGCCAACGTCGTCGCCTCATCCTCATGAAGGAGATGGCGGAGGCGATGGAAGGCTTCGACATGTTCGTGAGTGGATCCGGAGAGGTGGGCCTGACCAACCAGACCGGCCACCCGGCGGCCATCGTACCCTACGGCTTCGGGCTCCGGAATGCCGATGCCGACAACCCTTCCACGATGCCGCTCACGACCACGTTACTCGGAGACTTGTTCGCGGATGACAAGGTCCTTGCCGTCGCCCATGCCTTCCAGAAGGCGACGGATTGGCATCTGCGGCGTCCTGATATGAGCTACGGCTAA
- a CDS encoding S9 family peptidase gives MAHDIRKASAASGTAILFCLLVSSAPLHAQERPMNFMDVQELRNGGDYAPSPDGQWMLYTTSTRDWQEDDTQTDIYVVSMRNGFSSARQLTYTDDKNESQPTWATDGSYFVFASNRDSDGEASGNQLYRMRHDGGEARKLTEAEEGVSGFSLSPDGQWLVYRSGESGEEQLYRMAAGATTFVQAEQITHAAAGVGQWDFSPDGGTIYFSRPDSFDEDEKRRVEEGFTVDVRNGETPLSSLWAVDVMSARERVLERDDAYSVAGFTVSPDGAWIAFSGGSPERYERNITQARLYADPYLLEVSTGHVERLAENYEVGESRPSFSPDSRRIAFSGPDDMTRYSMTNSRIYVRDVADRDGSFRKLGGDLDENLGMGFWSDDGETIYTTVGVKVTRQLHAVDVESGSVRQITNERAVVSVSQDDETGVLLINYQDPLTPTTLFTVADVNDVTDRSKWTQLTDINPQVRDFQLGEQVEVEWTSTDGKTVGGVLVYPVGYQAGQRYPLVVAIHGGPASADLLGFNDGYGSQIYAGAGYAVLMPNYRGSTNYGNAHRTDIVGDYFTLGYDDIMTGVDHLISEGIVDEDQMGVFGWSAGGHWSNWILTQTDRFKAISSGAGTMNWISMYAQSDVQRNRQFYLGDEFMYENFEPAWDQSPLKYIANASTPTMIHVVEGDPRVPSPQSVELHMALKKLDVPTELFMYPGRSHGIPDARNRLVRSVSELAWMDHYVRGIGDKFDWQQVLETLEEKKERPIS, from the coding sequence ATGGCACACGACATTCGGAAGGCCTCGGCCGCTTCAGGCACGGCGATTCTCTTTTGCCTATTGGTATCGTCGGCACCGCTTCATGCCCAAGAACGCCCCATGAATTTCATGGACGTGCAGGAGCTGAGAAACGGTGGCGACTATGCCCCCAGTCCAGACGGCCAGTGGATGCTGTACACCACAAGCACCCGGGATTGGCAAGAAGACGACACGCAGACCGACATCTACGTCGTCTCGATGAGGAACGGTTTCTCGTCCGCGCGGCAGTTGACGTACACGGATGACAAAAATGAGAGCCAACCGACCTGGGCCACGGACGGGTCCTATTTCGTCTTCGCGTCGAACAGAGATTCCGACGGCGAGGCCAGTGGCAACCAACTCTACCGCATGCGGCACGATGGAGGTGAGGCAAGAAAGCTCACCGAAGCCGAGGAGGGCGTCTCGGGATTCTCGCTCAGCCCGGACGGCCAATGGCTCGTCTACCGGAGCGGTGAATCTGGTGAAGAGCAGTTGTACCGCATGGCCGCAGGAGCCACCACATTCGTCCAGGCCGAGCAGATCACGCACGCAGCCGCAGGCGTTGGGCAGTGGGATTTCTCGCCCGATGGCGGGACAATCTACTTCTCGCGGCCCGATTCCTTTGACGAAGACGAAAAGCGGCGCGTGGAAGAGGGCTTCACGGTAGACGTGAGGAACGGTGAGACTCCGCTCTCCAGCCTGTGGGCTGTCGACGTGATGTCTGCGCGGGAGCGCGTTTTGGAGCGGGACGACGCGTATTCCGTGGCCGGCTTCACCGTGTCGCCGGACGGGGCTTGGATCGCGTTCTCAGGCGGCTCGCCGGAGCGCTACGAGCGGAACATCACTCAGGCCCGCCTCTACGCCGATCCTTACCTGCTCGAAGTATCCACCGGGCACGTCGAAAGATTGGCGGAGAACTACGAGGTCGGAGAGTCGCGGCCGAGCTTCTCTCCAGATAGTCGCCGCATCGCCTTCTCGGGTCCAGACGACATGACCCGCTACTCGATGACGAACTCACGCATCTACGTTCGTGACGTGGCAGACCGGGACGGCAGCTTCCGCAAGTTGGGCGGAGATTTGGACGAAAATCTCGGAATGGGATTCTGGTCCGACGACGGCGAGACGATCTATACGACGGTCGGTGTAAAAGTCACCCGTCAGCTCCACGCCGTGGACGTGGAGTCAGGAAGCGTGCGGCAGATCACGAACGAACGAGCGGTTGTTTCTGTTTCGCAAGACGACGAAACGGGCGTGCTCCTGATCAACTATCAGGACCCCCTGACGCCCACGACCTTGTTCACCGTGGCCGACGTCAACGACGTGACGGATCGCTCAAAGTGGACACAACTGACAGACATCAACCCGCAGGTGCGAGACTTCCAACTGGGTGAACAGGTGGAGGTCGAGTGGACATCGACAGATGGCAAGACAGTCGGCGGCGTGCTGGTCTATCCCGTCGGGTACCAAGCAGGCCAGCGTTACCCGCTGGTCGTGGCGATCCACGGCGGCCCAGCCAGCGCGGATCTGCTTGGGTTCAACGATGGCTACGGCTCACAGATCTACGCAGGCGCCGGATACGCAGTGCTCATGCCGAACTACCGCGGATCCACCAACTACGGCAACGCGCACCGCACGGACATCGTGGGTGACTATTTCACGCTCGGGTATGACGACATCATGACCGGCGTGGACCACCTCATCTCAGAGGGCATCGTCGATGAAGACCAGATGGGGGTCTTCGGCTGGAGTGCGGGCGGCCACTGGTCTAACTGGATCCTGACCCAGACGGATCGCTTCAAGGCGATCAGCTCAGGCGCGGGCACCATGAACTGGATCAGCATGTACGCGCAGAGCGACGTGCAGCGGAATCGACAGTTCTACCTGGGCGACGAGTTCATGTACGAAAATTTCGAGCCCGCCTGGGACCAATCCCCACTGAAGTACATCGCGAACGCATCCACCCCCACGATGATCCACGTCGTCGAGGGTGATCCCCGGGTGCCGAGTCCCCAGTCGGTCGAGCTGCACATGGCACTGAAGAAGCTCGATGTGCCAACCGAGCTCTTCATGTATCCGGGTCGCAGTCATGGAATCCCAGACGCGCGGAACCGATTGGTTCGGTCGGTCTCAGAGCTCGCCTGGATGGACCACTACGTTCGTGGCATCGGCGACAAGTTCGATTGGCAGCAGGTGCTCGAAACGCTCGAGGAAAAAAAGGAGCGGCCGATCTCGTAG
- a CDS encoding fatty acid desaturase: MLRYRRDIQTVAFMALTTGLLVVQWQRESWSPWLWFASLWMGLTVAVMTHNHNHVRTWTAAWMNRLHDWWLTVFYGFPVFAWVPTHNKNHHKFNNREGDHTIWYRHSERNNAVTLLSYPAISSWFQQRPIVQYLAFQKERNPAEFRWCLSQYVVLGAWIAAALWIDWKKALLYVVAPQQFALFAVLVLNYLQHVHANEESEWDHSRNFVGGLANFLLLNNGFHTVHHEWPGVHWSQAPAKHREIEHHIDPALNEPNIIWALFRIYVLGLVFRRFRTRNLRQERIAREAL, encoded by the coding sequence ATGCTCAGGTACCGGCGGGATATTCAGACCGTAGCCTTTATGGCGCTGACCACTGGGCTCTTGGTGGTCCAATGGCAGCGGGAGAGCTGGAGCCCCTGGCTGTGGTTCGCTTCGCTGTGGATGGGCCTCACGGTTGCAGTCATGACCCATAACCACAATCACGTCCGCACGTGGACGGCGGCGTGGATGAATCGGTTGCACGATTGGTGGCTCACCGTGTTCTACGGCTTCCCAGTTTTCGCGTGGGTTCCAACGCACAACAAGAACCATCACAAGTTCAACAACCGTGAGGGTGATCACACGATCTGGTATCGGCACTCTGAGCGAAACAACGCGGTTACGCTGCTGTCCTATCCAGCGATTTCCAGCTGGTTTCAGCAAAGGCCGATCGTGCAGTACCTGGCCTTCCAGAAGGAGCGCAATCCGGCGGAGTTCCGATGGTGTTTATCTCAGTACGTCGTCCTGGGAGCCTGGATTGCCGCAGCATTGTGGATCGACTGGAAGAAGGCGCTTCTCTATGTGGTTGCGCCCCAACAGTTCGCGCTGTTCGCGGTGCTGGTGCTGAATTACCTCCAGCATGTGCATGCGAACGAGGAGTCTGAGTGGGACCACTCGCGGAATTTCGTTGGAGGGTTGGCGAACTTCCTGCTGCTGAACAACGGATTCCACACAGTTCATCACGAGTGGCCCGGTGTGCATTGGAGTCAGGCTCCAGCTAAACACCGGGAGATCGAACACCACATCGACCCAGCGCTGAACGAACCGAACATCATTTGGGCGCTCTTCAGGATCTACGTTTTGGGGCTCGTGTTCCGGCGATTCCGCACCAGGAATTTGAGGCAGGAGCGGATCGCTCGAGAAGCCCTGTAG
- a CDS encoding serine hydrolase, giving the protein MTNRIRTLRRLVCACLPVSLLLGQPGQTRAQTEDQQSQVDRMFRVFGENTPGAAVAVVRNGEVLFRAGYGMADLNQHVPITPATVFDIASVSKQFGGFAIASLVESGLVDLDAEVREYLPELADFGAPLTVRHLVHHMSGIRDWPITLAIAGWRFDDVISFDQILRMTWAQKELNFPSGDEYSYSNTGYNLLAEIVQRATGQTFREWTDENIFAPLGMESSLFQDNHLEVVPLRARGHSLVPGAGWLESPNGLTALGSSSLHSSVDDLVKWLTNFDTHAVGGPAVIDRMHTRGVLNSGDTIAYAYGISTGSYRGIPTWSHTGSWAGNRTAIIHLPTLNAGIVVLSNSANYDPTRTANRLADIFFDDELGSSPPPREESEPADQEPGPTLSETALAEFTGEWFSEELDTRYVLSAVNGRLVADHYRHGRVQMTPTATDIFTSTGLFFRPVRFERNPDGSLGDMFVGQARARNLRFERAR; this is encoded by the coding sequence ATGACGAATCGTATCCGCACACTCCGCCGACTTGTCTGCGCATGCCTACCTGTTTCGCTCCTCCTGGGCCAGCCCGGCCAAACCCGGGCCCAGACAGAGGACCAACAGTCTCAGGTCGATCGGATGTTCAGAGTATTTGGGGAGAATACGCCGGGAGCTGCAGTCGCGGTGGTTCGCAACGGAGAAGTCCTCTTCCGGGCCGGTTACGGCATGGCGGATCTGAACCAGCACGTGCCCATCACCCCGGCGACGGTGTTCGACATCGCATCGGTGTCGAAACAGTTCGGCGGCTTCGCCATCGCGTCGTTGGTCGAGTCCGGTCTTGTCGATCTGGATGCCGAGGTCAGAGAGTACCTACCGGAACTCGCAGACTTCGGCGCCCCACTCACTGTTCGTCATCTTGTTCATCACATGAGTGGCATCCGCGACTGGCCGATCACGTTGGCGATCGCTGGGTGGCGCTTCGACGACGTAATCTCCTTCGATCAGATCCTACGCATGACATGGGCACAAAAGGAGCTCAACTTTCCGTCCGGCGACGAGTACAGCTACTCGAATACCGGGTACAACCTCCTCGCGGAGATCGTTCAGCGCGCCACGGGGCAGACGTTTCGAGAATGGACGGACGAAAACATCTTCGCGCCGCTGGGAATGGAAAGCAGTCTGTTCCAGGACAACCACTTAGAAGTGGTTCCTCTACGTGCTCGCGGACACTCGTTGGTACCGGGCGCGGGTTGGCTCGAATCACCAAACGGTCTAACCGCGCTGGGATCGAGTTCCCTACACAGCTCTGTCGACGATCTCGTGAAGTGGCTCACGAATTTCGACACCCACGCGGTGGGCGGCCCAGCTGTGATCGACCGAATGCACACCCGAGGAGTTCTCAATTCGGGGGACACGATCGCCTACGCCTACGGGATCTCGACGGGGAGCTATCGCGGGATCCCAACGTGGAGCCACACCGGGTCATGGGCAGGAAATAGGACCGCGATCATACACCTGCCAACCCTGAACGCAGGCATCGTCGTCTTGTCGAACTCCGCGAACTACGATCCCACCCGAACTGCGAATCGCCTCGCGGACATTTTTTTTGACGACGAACTAGGATCTTCTCCGCCCCCGAGAGAGGAGTCGGAACCCGCCGACCAGGAACCAGGGCCCACGCTTTCCGAGACCGCCCTAGCAGAGTTCACAGGAGAGTGGTTCAGTGAAGAGCTCGACACCCGCTATGTCCTGTCGGCGGTGAACGGCCGGCTGGTCGCCGATCACTACCGGCACGGTCGAGTGCAGATGACACCAACTGCCACGGATATTTTCACGAGCACAGGCCTCTTCTTCCGACCTGTCCGTTTCGAACGAAACCCAGACGGGAGCCTTGGCGACATGTTCGTGGGCCAGGCACGGGCGCGGAACCTGAGGTTCGAGCGCGCGCGCTAG